One window of Trifolium pratense cultivar HEN17-A07 linkage group LG5, ARS_RC_1.1, whole genome shotgun sequence genomic DNA carries:
- the LOC123886132 gene encoding uncharacterized protein LOC123886132 has protein sequence MEVGASSSSRPPVFSKPPIFLSKRFDKEETMSTPYEKLELIIEQPVDFESLKANGYDVKKYFENQYWMNFFDILNGPVYTELVKDFWPRCEVVEKEDAEREYKLKVAENPKVNKGKSRSELGLRDFTETEIRSGFEEVITQTTIAELLKIPNEGFYIDFSKEGKDSPYANMINRYLYETEITEPTNKTLHLKKPVKVLVKIMQGSIFPRSGGTDQVSWNHRHFLYFLYQNIPLNLAAYIFNQLCASIRAGMAVRNPSKKIVYPRLISELFHQCTVVRRIQEAGADFILTTARGTFLTGKSLKKMNLLSEPVKYPNLPLLENHSLRPINEATPMVFEDEPKEVIQNYIKEMVKQGKMVSESDVGKSSNDGKDPRKRRRVRCQSAETIVEQPSSKVTASDKGKRTSEQVVIKDVPQKVATTVKKEAVKRKAETEVKGRRKLILPKDVDDDEETDDEEPQMKRTRKVLLRQKCKIPI, from the exons ATGGAAGTTGGTGCGTCCTCATCTTCTCGTCCTCCTGTGTTTAGCAAACCTCCGATCTTCCTTTCCAAGAGATTCGACAAGGAAGAAACTATGTCTACTCCGTATGAGAAACTGGAACTGATTATTGAACAACCTGTGGACTTCGAAAGTCTGAAAGCAAATGGGTATGATGTCAAAAAGTATTTTGAGAATCAGTATTGGATGAACTTCTTCGACATTCTGAATGGTCCGGTGTACACAGAACTAGTAAAGGATTTTTGGCCAAGATGTGAAGTAGTGGAGAAGGAAGATGCTGAAAGGGAATATAAACTGAAGGTTGCTGAGAATCCAAAGGTCAACAAAGGGAAGTCTCGTAGTGAATTGGGTTTAAGAGATTTTACAGAAACTGAGATTAG ATCTGGGTTTGAGGAGGTCATTACACAAACCACAATTGCTGAACTTCTGAAAATCCCTAATGAGGGGTTTTACATCGATTTTAGCAAAGAAGGAAAGGATTCTCCTTATGCTAACATGATCAACAGATATCTGTATGAAACCGAGATAACTGAACCAACAAACAAGACTCTCCATCTGAAGAAACCTGTTAAGGTTTTGGTTAAGATTATGCAAGGTTCAATCTTTCCTAGGTCAGGAGGAACAGACCAAGTGTCTTGGAATCATAGACACTTTCTGTACTTTCTGTACCAAAACATTCCTCTGAACCTTGCTGCTTATATCTTCAATCAATTGTGTGCAAGCATTAGGGCTGGTATGGCTGTCAGGAACCCCTCCAAGAAGATAGTTTATCCCAGATTGATAAGTGAGCTTTTTCATCAGTGTACAGTGGTTAGAAGGATTCAAGAAGCTGGTGCTGACTTCATCTTGACCACTGCTAGAGGAACTTTTTTGACTGGAAAGTCTTTGAAGAAAATGAATCTGTTATCTGAACCTGTGAAGTACCCAAATCTACCTCTGTTAGAGAATCACTCTCTCAGACCTATCAATGAAGCTACTCCTATGGTCTTTGAGGATGAACCCAAGGAAGTAATTCAGAACTACATCAAGGAGATGGTCAAGCAAGGCAAGATGGTTTCTGAATCTGATGTGGGTAAATCATCCAACGATGGAAAAGATCCTAGGAAAAGGAGAAGAGTCAGATGTCAGTCAGCAGAAACAATAGTAGAGCAACCCAGCTCTAAGGTAACTGCCTCTGATAAAGGTAAAAGAACTTCTGAGCAAGTGGTTATCAAGGATGTGCCTCAGAAGGTTGCTACTACTGTTAAGAAAGAAGCAGTCAAGAGGAAAGCCGAGACTGAGGTGAAAGGCAGAAGGAAATTGATCCTACCTAaggatgttgatgatgatgaagaaacaGATGATGAGGAGCCTCAGATGAAAAGGACTAGGAAGGTTTTGTTGAGGCAaaaatgcaaaatcccaatttga
- the LOC123886133 gene encoding uncharacterized mitochondrial protein AtMg00810-like: MCKNFSKVMQDEFEMSMMGELKFFLGIQINQGEKGTYIHQSKYTKELLKKFNMDDCKPMNTPMHPTSSLGKSEDEGKVDQKLYRDPRESHLTAVKRIFRYLKETTNLGLIYKKSKDYGLVGLCDADYA; this comes from the exons ATGTGCAAGAACTTTTCTAAAGttatgcaggatgaatttgaaatgagcatgatgggtgAATtaaagttctttcttggaattcaaattaatcaaGGAGAAAAAGGAACTTACATTCATCAATCAAAGTATActaaggaacttctgaagaaattcaatatggATGATTGTAAACCTATGAATACACCTATGCATCCAACATCAAGTCTAGGAAaatcagaagatgaaggaaaagtggATCAGAAGCTATAtcgag atcctagagaatctcatctcaCAGCTGTGAAGAGAATCTTTAGATATCTGAAAGAAACAACAAATCTTGGATTAATTTACAAGAAGTCCAAGGATTATGGTCTGGTTGGATTATGTGATGCTGATTACGCATGA